A window from Branchiostoma floridae strain S238N-H82 chromosome 16, Bfl_VNyyK, whole genome shotgun sequence encodes these proteins:
- the LOC118403729 gene encoding kelch repeat and BTB domain-containing protein 2-like, with translation MTMDDPIAHASKLLVYFQRMRKSGQLIDMLLEVEEQVFPCHRAVLAACSSYFHAMFTCGLSETRQRTVRLLEVSAESVAHLIEFAYTGKVEVNRQNVYELYAAACFFQVTQIKKECARFLRRHLDVTNCVQTYVMSDLYGLQCVRKASKRLITEHFLQVSQSPVFLDMPASQLQDAIASDDVMVTSEQDIVDVIMTWVEADPEERGKHLPGLLMRVRVPYHIFHDDKLSSREGDLETESSDANQQIMSKGNTTFTESLVQLVPRLGFYMKNCIIFHTMSGSFLCICPTERKIYRIEAPPCNMDQTASCLVNFSLLRTEENEIFAAGGRTGTEDDEPPRLAKSFLRYDIHKNTWERLQDMTTPRENSQLVFLDDKLYAIGGFLPNGSSSCERYDHVNNTWTPIASLPCSDVMNLKALAVDDGIVVISREGMYRYCLRNGRWDTILSTSRKIFVKAITFNEQIFGVYFSLPTASPPPLHLGVYRSEKKCWKTVGTVPLRQNEGERPLFVDFFNYREELYLLYGRRQGDNCVFSSDRYRPSDDTWVRGELAIPPLYTGDEIFDLSVFSAKLVTSSLKTVSEFAFT, from the exons ATGACAATGGATGACCCCATCGCGCATGCTTCGAAGCTGTTGGTCTATTTCCAGCGCATGCGCAAGTCGGGACAGTTGATTGACATGTTGTTGGAGGTTGAGGAGCAG GTGTTCCCCTGCCACCGTGCGGTCCTAGCCGCCTGCAGCTCCTACTTCCACGCCATGTTCACCTGCGGGCTCAGCGAGACCAGGCAGAGGACTGTTCGTCTGTTAGAG GTTAGTGCAGAGTCTGTCGCTCACCTGATCGAATTTGCATACACCGGGAAGGTTGAGGTGAACCGTCAGAACGTGTACGAACTGTACGCTGCCGCCTGTTTCTTccag GTGACGCAGATCAAGAAAGAGTGCGCCAGGTTTCTCCGACGTCATCTTGACGTCACCAACTGTGTGCAGACCTACGTCATGAGTGACCTGTACGGTCTACAGTGTGTCAGGAAGGCGAGCAAGAGACTTATCACTGAGCATTTTCTACAG GTTTCGCAGTCTCCAGTGTTTCTGGATATGCCAGCCTCCCAGCTACAAGACGCCATTGccagtgatgacgtcatggttactTCAGAGCAGGACATCGttgacgtcatcatgacgtgGGTAGAAGCGGATCCAGAAGAGAGAGGAAAGCACCTGCCTGGGCTTCTAATGCGCGTGCGCGTGCCCTACCATATCTTTCACGATGACAAGCTTAGTAGTAGAGAAGGAGATTTAGAGACTGAATCGTCGGACGCGAATCAACAGATAATGTCCaaaggaaacacaacttttacCGAGAGCCTTGTACAACTGGTTCCGCGTTTGGGATTCTATATGAAAAACTGCATCATCTTTCATACCATGTCGGGCTCGTTCTTATGCATTTGCCCAACGGAGCGAAAGATCTACCGTATAGAAGCGCCACCATGCAACATGGACCAGACTGCATCTTGCTTGGTCAACTTTTCTCTTTTGAGAACTGAGGAAAATGAGATCTTTGCAGCTGGCGGAAGAACAGGTACTGAGGATGACGAACCTCCAAGATTAGCAAAATCTTTTCTTAGATATgacatacacaaaaacacatggGAGAGATTACAAGATATGACAACACCTCGTGAAAACAGTCAGCTCGTCTTTTTGGACGACAAACTGTACGCCATTGGAGGTTTCCTGCCCAATGGTTCGTCTTCGTGCGAGAGATACGATCACGTGAACAACACGTGGACACCCATTGCCTCACTGCCGTGTTCTGACGTGATGAACTTGAAAGCCCTCGCGGTGGATGATGGGATAGTCGTAATTTCTAGAGAAGGAATGTACAGGTACTGCCTTCGCAATGGCCGATGGGATACCATACTCTCCACATCCAGGAAGATCTTCGTGAAAGCTATCACTTTCA ATGAACAAATATTCGGCGTGTATTTCTCCCTCCCCACCGCAAGCCCTCCACCCCTGCACCTAGGAGTGTACCGTTCCGAGAAGAAGTGTTGGAAAACTGTAGGGACTGTACCATTACGGCAAAACGAGGGGGAGCGGCCTCTATTTGTGGATTTTTTTAACTACCGAGAAGAGCTATATCTGCTATACGGGCGGAGACAAGGAGATAACTGTGTGTTTTCAAGTGACAG GTACAGACCGTCAGACGACACCTGGGTACGAGGTGAACTTGCCATCCCACCACTGTACACTGGGGACGAGATTTTTGACTTGTCTGTTTTTTCGGCAAAGTTGGTGACATCATCATTAAAGACCGTGTCAGAATTCGCATTTACGTAA